In Streptomyces chartreusis NRRL 3882, the following are encoded in one genomic region:
- the dbpB gene encoding DGQHR domain-containing protein DpdB, translated as MTSLVLKRRALRIEQHPTIPLYVFTLAAEEVRQVADVARISRDEAGKLIGYQRPEKKQHVKQILEYLDGEEVLFPNGLIMALPSSVRFKSSPGPGSSDGLCTSGTLEIPLPDAPEAPRPAWIVDGQQRSLALARTRNTRLAVTIAGFVAEDLETQRDQFLRVNTVSPLPTNLVTELLPEVGTLLPTKLSARKLPSVLVEALNHDKDSPFRGLVRRPSTTAEQKADAVVTDNSLTTAIQESLNSPSGAFFPYKNLSNGTVDTATIRQILVVYWTAVRDTFPDAWGLPATRSRLMHGVGIRSMGRLMDRVMMAIDPASPHAVELARAELALIAPHCRWTQGRWPDLNTPWNELQNNPRHISTLSNYLLRIYVQEKAKAA; from the coding sequence ATGACCTCCCTTGTGCTTAAACGCCGGGCCCTGCGGATCGAGCAGCACCCCACGATCCCCCTGTACGTGTTCACCCTGGCGGCCGAGGAGGTACGCCAAGTCGCCGACGTGGCACGCATCTCGAGGGACGAGGCCGGCAAACTGATCGGCTACCAACGCCCCGAAAAAAAGCAGCACGTGAAGCAGATCCTCGAGTACCTCGACGGCGAGGAGGTCCTGTTTCCCAACGGGCTGATCATGGCGCTGCCCTCCAGCGTGCGGTTCAAGTCCAGCCCGGGCCCTGGCAGCAGCGACGGCCTGTGCACCTCGGGCACGCTGGAAATTCCCCTGCCCGACGCCCCCGAGGCCCCCCGGCCGGCCTGGATCGTCGACGGCCAGCAGCGCAGCCTCGCCCTGGCCCGCACCCGCAACACCCGCCTGGCCGTGACCATCGCCGGGTTCGTCGCCGAAGATTTGGAAACCCAACGCGACCAGTTCCTGCGCGTGAACACGGTCTCCCCGCTGCCCACCAACCTGGTCACCGAACTCCTCCCGGAAGTCGGCACCCTGCTGCCGACCAAGCTATCCGCCCGCAAACTCCCCTCCGTCCTGGTCGAGGCCCTCAACCACGACAAAGACTCACCCTTTCGGGGCCTGGTGCGCCGCCCCTCCACCACGGCCGAACAGAAGGCGGACGCCGTCGTCACGGACAACAGCCTCACCACCGCGATTCAGGAATCCCTCAACTCTCCTTCAGGCGCCTTCTTTCCCTACAAGAACCTGTCCAACGGCACGGTCGACACCGCCACCATTCGCCAGATCCTCGTCGTCTACTGGACCGCGGTGCGTGACACCTTCCCCGACGCATGGGGCCTGCCGGCGACCCGGTCCCGGCTGATGCACGGCGTGGGCATCCGCTCCATGGGACGTCTGATGGACCGCGTCATGATGGCCATCGACCCCGCCTCACCCCATGCCGTGGAGTTGGCGCGGGCGGAACTCGCCCTGATCGCTCCGCACTGCCGCTGGACCCAGGGACGCTGGCCCGACCTGAACACCCCCTGGAACGAACTCCAAAACAACCCCCGCCACATCAGCACCCTGTCGAACTATCTTCTCCGTATCTATGTGCAGGAAAAGGCAAAAGCCGCGTGA
- the queC gene encoding 7-cyano-7-deazaguanine synthase QueC, with product MDRPAIVLLSGGLDSTTVLAIAKDQGFTPYALSFRYGQRHSIELEAAQRVAQAQGVARHVIADIDLRVFGGSALTADIEVPKHESLADVEEAGVPITYVPARNTIFLSFALAFAETVGASDIFTGVTAVDYSGYPDCRPEYMEAFATMANLATKAGVEGTSKITLHSPLIALSKADIVREGLRLGVDYSLTSSCYDPDEQGRACGKCDTCLLRLKGFAEAGVTDPVRYQSA from the coding sequence ATGGACCGTCCCGCGATCGTGTTGCTGAGCGGCGGCCTGGACTCGACCACGGTGCTGGCCATCGCCAAGGACCAGGGATTCACTCCCTACGCGCTCAGCTTCCGCTACGGGCAGCGGCACTCCATCGAGTTGGAGGCGGCCCAGCGGGTCGCCCAGGCCCAGGGCGTGGCCCGGCACGTCATCGCCGACATCGATCTGCGGGTCTTCGGCGGCTCTGCTCTGACGGCCGACATCGAAGTGCCCAAGCACGAGTCGCTCGCGGACGTGGAAGAGGCGGGGGTACCGATCACCTATGTGCCGGCCCGCAACACGATCTTTTTGTCCTTCGCGCTCGCGTTTGCCGAGACGGTCGGCGCCAGCGACATCTTCACCGGGGTCACGGCCGTGGACTACAGCGGCTACCCCGACTGCCGCCCCGAGTACATGGAGGCGTTCGCCACCATGGCCAACCTGGCGACCAAGGCCGGCGTCGAGGGCACCTCCAAGATCACGCTGCACTCCCCCCTGATCGCTCTCTCCAAGGCCGACATCGTCCGCGAGGGCCTGCGCCTGGGCGTGGACTACTCCCTGACCTCCTCCTGCTACGACCCCGACGAGCAGGGCCGGGCCTGCGGCAAGTGCGACACCTGCCTGCTGCGTCTGAAGGGGTTCGCCGAAGCCGGCGTCACCGACCCCGTCCGGTACCAGAGCGCCTGA
- a CDS encoding cold-shock protein, whose protein sequence is MAKGTVKWFNSEKGFGFIEQEGGGPDVFAHYSNIAAQGYRELQEGQKVEFDVTQGQKGPQAENIRPA, encoded by the coding sequence ATGGCCAAGGGCACTGTCAAGTGGTTCAACAGCGAGAAGGGCTTCGGCTTCATCGAGCAGGAGGGCGGCGGCCCCGACGTCTTCGCCCACTACTCCAACATCGCTGCCCAGGGTTATCGCGAGCTGCAGGAGGGGCAGAAGGTGGAGTTCGACGTCACCCAGGGCCAGAAGGGCCCGCAGGCGGAGAACATCCGCCCCGCCTGA
- the dbpB gene encoding DGQHR domain-containing protein DpdB translates to MADRYELRLPALEVRQGNRKIYCFAIDGKKLHSFAAVSRVRRDDDSNLKGYQRPEVLSHIRGIRRYLESEDAMLPNALVLAFDDTVRFETGVRPNAGVDYSVPGVLVIPVDESLTDQDKPALIVDGQQRSAAIRDADLVEFPVAAVGFIADNQEDQRSQFILVNSTKPLPKGLIHELLPETSGHLPPAYARKRLPAQLMTRLNTDGQGPFYGRVASPTSPDGNIKDTSLLRMLEHSLFEGALYQYRNPEDGSGDVERMLLHLRSFWTIVKETFSDAWKLPPRQSRLTHGVGIQAMGFVMDALTDGMPAEDVDCDQVRNAVLGLMPVTAWTSGMWRFAEGEQRRWNGLQNTPNDIRLLTDLLVRTVRG, encoded by the coding sequence ATGGCCGACCGATATGAGCTGAGGCTTCCCGCCCTCGAAGTACGTCAAGGCAACCGAAAAATCTACTGCTTTGCCATCGACGGGAAGAAACTCCACAGCTTCGCCGCCGTCTCCCGCGTCCGCCGCGACGATGACAGCAACCTGAAGGGCTACCAGCGCCCCGAGGTCCTCAGCCATATCCGGGGCATCCGCCGCTACCTCGAATCCGAGGACGCCATGCTCCCCAACGCCCTCGTCCTCGCCTTCGACGACACCGTCCGCTTCGAAACCGGGGTCCGCCCCAACGCCGGCGTGGACTACTCCGTCCCCGGCGTCCTCGTCATCCCCGTCGACGAATCCCTCACCGACCAGGACAAGCCCGCCCTCATCGTGGACGGGCAGCAGCGAAGCGCCGCCATCCGCGACGCCGACCTCGTCGAATTTCCCGTCGCCGCCGTCGGATTCATCGCCGACAACCAAGAAGACCAGCGCTCGCAGTTCATCCTGGTCAACTCCACCAAGCCGCTACCCAAGGGCCTCATCCACGAACTGCTGCCCGAAACCAGCGGACACCTGCCCCCCGCATACGCCCGCAAGCGCCTGCCGGCCCAGTTGATGACCCGCCTCAACACCGACGGCCAAGGCCCCTTCTACGGCCGGGTAGCCAGCCCCACCTCACCCGACGGCAACATCAAGGACACCAGCCTGCTGCGCATGCTGGAACATAGCCTCTTCGAAGGCGCCCTCTACCAGTACCGCAATCCCGAAGATGGCTCTGGCGACGTCGAACGCATGCTGCTGCACCTGCGCTCCTTTTGGACCATCGTGAAGGAGACCTTCAGCGACGCCTGGAAACTCCCGCCCCGCCAATCCCGCCTTACCCACGGCGTGGGCATCCAGGCCATGGGCTTCGTCATGGACGCCCTCACCGACGGCATGCCTGCCGAAGACGTCGACTGCGATCAGGTCCGCAACGCTGTCCTCGGCCTGATGCCGGTGACCGCCTGGACCTCGGGCATGTGGCGCTTCGCCGAGGGCGAGCAGCGCCGATGGAACGGCCTGCAAAACACCCCCAACGACATCCGCCTGCTCACGGACCTGCTGGTCCGCACCGTACGGGGCTGA
- a CDS encoding DinB family protein: MIDEFAKDNLHGRLRRDREALLWKLDGLSEYDARRPLTATGTNLLGLVKHVATVEARYFGEVFDRPSPEPLPRWQDYSGSDLWATEDETRDQIIGFYRRTWEHSDATINELPLDAPGHVPWWPEPYPNTNLFAVMVHVLSESVRHTGHADILREGLDGRTGLRAEHETQIDEEARAAYCAKIEQAARSAAPLKA, encoded by the coding sequence ATGATCGATGAATTCGCCAAAGACAACCTGCACGGGAGACTGCGGCGGGACCGCGAGGCGCTGCTCTGGAAACTCGACGGCCTGTCCGAATACGACGCCCGCCGACCTTTGACCGCGACCGGGACCAACCTCCTCGGCCTGGTCAAACACGTGGCCACCGTCGAGGCCAGATACTTCGGCGAGGTCTTCGACCGTCCTTCCCCGGAGCCGCTGCCCCGATGGCAGGACTACAGCGGCAGCGATCTGTGGGCGACCGAGGACGAGACCCGCGATCAGATCATCGGGTTCTACCGGCGCACATGGGAACACTCGGACGCGACGATCAACGAGCTTCCCCTCGACGCCCCCGGCCACGTGCCGTGGTGGCCGGAGCCTTATCCCAACACGAACCTGTTCGCCGTCATGGTCCATGTCCTCAGCGAATCCGTCCGGCATACCGGGCACGCCGACATCCTGCGCGAGGGCCTCGACGGCCGGACCGGGCTGCGCGCCGAACACGAGACGCAGATCGACGAGGAAGCCCGTGCGGCCTACTGCGCGAAGATCGAGCAGGCCGCCAGGTCGGCCGCACCCCTCAAGGCTTAG
- the queE gene encoding 7-carboxy-7-deazaguanine synthase — MTYLIKEIFYTLQGEGGHAGRPAVFCRFSRCNLWTGREQDRARAICQFCDTDFVGTDGEGGGRFRTAEELADAVEAAWPTTDRAHRFVVCTGGEPLLQLDEAAIEALHGRGFEIAVETNGTRPAPRGIDWLCVSPKIGSTLVLTSGDELKLVYPQAGGDPAQFEHLDFRHFRLQPLDDADREAHTRAAVEYCMKNPRWTLSLQTHKYLGIQ, encoded by the coding sequence ATGACCTACCTGATCAAGGAAATCTTCTACACGCTGCAGGGCGAAGGCGGCCACGCCGGCCGCCCGGCGGTGTTTTGCCGGTTTTCCCGCTGCAACCTGTGGACCGGCCGTGAACAGGATCGCGCCCGCGCGATCTGCCAGTTCTGCGACACGGATTTCGTGGGCACCGACGGCGAAGGCGGCGGTCGCTTTCGCACCGCCGAGGAGCTGGCCGACGCCGTCGAAGCCGCCTGGCCCACCACCGACCGTGCGCACCGGTTCGTGGTGTGCACCGGCGGAGAGCCCCTGCTGCAGTTGGACGAGGCCGCCATCGAGGCCCTGCACGGCCGCGGCTTCGAGATCGCGGTGGAAACCAACGGCACCCGGCCCGCTCCCCGCGGTATCGACTGGCTGTGTGTGAGCCCGAAGATCGGCTCCACCCTGGTCCTCACCAGCGGCGACGAGCTCAAACTGGTCTACCCGCAGGCCGGTGGCGACCCCGCCCAGTTCGAACATCTCGACTTTCGCCACTTCCGCCTACAGCCGCTGGATGACGCCGACCGCGAGGCCCACACCCGTGCCGCCGTCGAGTACTGCATGAAGAACCCGCGCTGGACGCTCTCCCTCCAGACGCACAAGTATCTGGGAATTCAGTAA
- a CDS encoding LysR family transcriptional regulator — MDARQLRILRELRELGSVSAVAEALLVTPSAISQQLRLLQRSIPVPLTERSGRRVVLTEAGQALADAAIEVETALARARHAVTDYVEQPDGVVSVAAFHSGAATFFPLLLRGLAGPGSPRLALADEDVAQNLFPRLTRGYDLVLAHRLDHAPAWPRTVTATTLLREPLDIAVPVGHPLAARPRLSPQDVADHPWITVHDGFPLMATIEAIATAANRRLDIVHRVNEFSVVAELVAAGGGLALMPRWTGRPHPAVVLKPLSGVHTHRHIDVLHRPERTARRAVRTVLAELHRGAAVIQSQDLGPRSGTGDRGEPEKPPGSNG, encoded by the coding sequence GTGGATGCACGACAGCTGCGGATCCTGCGGGAGCTGAGAGAACTCGGCAGCGTCAGCGCGGTCGCCGAGGCCCTGCTGGTGACGCCCTCGGCGATCTCCCAGCAACTGCGGCTGCTGCAACGTTCGATCCCCGTGCCGCTCACCGAACGCTCCGGACGCCGAGTGGTGCTCACCGAAGCCGGTCAGGCCCTGGCCGACGCCGCGATCGAGGTGGAGACCGCCCTGGCCCGGGCGCGGCATGCCGTCACCGACTACGTGGAGCAGCCGGACGGCGTCGTGTCGGTCGCGGCCTTCCACAGCGGCGCGGCGACGTTCTTCCCCCTGCTGCTGCGCGGACTCGCCGGGCCGGGCAGCCCGCGGCTGGCGCTCGCCGACGAGGACGTCGCCCAGAACCTCTTCCCCCGGCTCACCCGTGGCTACGATCTCGTGCTCGCCCACCGGCTCGACCACGCCCCGGCGTGGCCGCGCACGGTGACCGCCACCACGCTGTTGCGCGAGCCCCTCGACATCGCGGTACCCGTCGGCCATCCGCTGGCCGCACGGCCACGGCTCTCCCCGCAGGACGTGGCCGATCACCCCTGGATCACCGTGCACGACGGATTTCCGCTGATGGCCACCATCGAGGCCATCGCCACCGCCGCTAACCGCCGGCTCGACATCGTCCACCGCGTCAACGAGTTCTCGGTGGTCGCCGAGCTGGTGGCAGCCGGCGGCGGCCTGGCGCTGATGCCCCGCTGGACCGGTCGCCCCCACCCCGCGGTCGTCCTCAAACCGCTCAGCGGTGTCCACACCCACCGCCACATCGACGTGCTGCACCGCCCTGAACGCACCGCACGAAGGGCCGTCCGCACGGTCCTCGCCGAGCTGCACCGGGGCGCCGCGGTGATCCAGAGCCAGGACCTCGGCCCCCGGTCCGGTACTGGGGACCGTGGGGAGCCTGAGAAGCCGCCAGGATCAAACGGCTGA
- the dpdA gene encoding tRNA-guanine transglycosylase DpdA — translation MKFYFPDSQDLVSPTYDFINDEYSPYRVRQRDDVYAHQAVTPIPYDGILVSKAVVDGSMKGAGKYSAPQRERLYRLGVRNFFRLPDTCSTIGDCGAFNYIDEERPPYEVDEVIDFYGRCGFDAGISIDHIIFGYIPQESDTEPEAAWVERQQISLELAENFLAATKKHGARFQPVGAAQGWGPDSYAHSVAQLQKMGYRRIALGGMVPLKSHEILACLRAIDAVRNHDTELHLLGINRVDSMEQFARHGVASFDSTSAFRQAFMDDRNNYHTATDSYTAIRVPQVDGNPALKRLILSGHVSQAEAIIAERDCLRALRAFDQEETALEEVMSALATYENLVLGSKKKSYLEYYERTLSDAPWRTCLCALCKKHGIEIAIFRGSERNKRRGFHNLTVLEAKMRQLTFG, via the coding sequence GTGAAATTCTATTTCCCTGACAGCCAGGACCTGGTGAGCCCCACTTACGACTTCATCAACGACGAGTACTCGCCCTACCGAGTCCGTCAGCGCGATGACGTCTACGCCCACCAGGCCGTGACGCCGATTCCGTATGACGGGATCCTCGTCAGCAAGGCGGTTGTCGACGGATCTATGAAGGGCGCAGGAAAATACTCCGCCCCGCAGCGCGAGCGCCTCTACCGCCTGGGCGTGAGGAACTTCTTCCGCCTCCCCGACACCTGCTCCACCATCGGCGACTGCGGCGCCTTCAACTACATCGACGAAGAACGCCCCCCGTACGAAGTCGACGAAGTCATCGACTTCTATGGCCGTTGCGGATTCGACGCCGGCATCAGCATCGACCACATCATCTTCGGCTACATCCCCCAAGAATCCGATACGGAACCCGAAGCGGCTTGGGTGGAACGCCAGCAGATCTCCCTCGAACTTGCCGAAAACTTCCTCGCCGCCACAAAAAAACACGGCGCCCGCTTCCAACCCGTCGGCGCCGCCCAGGGATGGGGACCCGACAGCTACGCCCATTCCGTCGCCCAACTACAGAAAATGGGATACCGGCGCATCGCCCTCGGCGGAATGGTCCCCCTCAAGTCCCACGAGATCCTCGCCTGCCTGCGCGCCATCGACGCCGTACGCAACCACGACACCGAACTCCACCTGCTCGGCATCAACCGCGTCGACAGCATGGAACAGTTCGCCCGCCACGGCGTGGCCAGCTTCGACAGCACCAGCGCCTTCCGCCAGGCCTTCATGGACGACCGCAACAACTACCACACTGCTACCGACTCCTACACCGCCATCCGCGTCCCCCAAGTCGACGGCAACCCCGCCCTCAAACGCCTCATCCTCTCCGGCCACGTCTCCCAAGCCGAAGCCATCATCGCCGAACGAGACTGCCTGCGCGCCCTCCGCGCATTCGACCAAGAAGAAACAGCACTCGAAGAAGTAATGAGTGCCCTCGCCACCTACGAAAACCTCGTCCTCGGCTCGAAAAAGAAAAGCTACCTCGAGTACTACGAGCGCACCCTCAGTGATGCACCCTGGCGCACCTGCCTCTGCGCCCTGTGTAAAAAGCACGGAATCGAAATCGCCATATTCCGCGGCAGTGAACGCAACAAGCGCCGCGGATTCCACAATCTCACCGTGCTCGAGGCGAAGATGAGACAACTCACCTTCGGATAG
- a CDS encoding GTP cyclohydrolase I FolE2, with product MHDIQNEADSRGIAIDEVGISGLRYPVTFDDGHTCQHGIADISVTVGLQADRRGTHMSRMIALVHQEVATLAPQDLPIALKRGLALLEAPSLAVTLSLPIATTVTAPASKRKSWQTHDVTITGYITPDTCTVATTVTTDVTSLCPCSKAISDYGAHNQRSEVTLTVTGTADAPYPLAVHEIVDLLRSVGSAPVLPLIKRPDERVVTMQAYDHPVFVEDIIRDISLACREKGLKHAIRAKNLESIHSHDAIASLTYTG from the coding sequence ATGCACGACATCCAGAACGAGGCCGACTCCCGCGGCATCGCCATCGACGAAGTAGGGATCAGCGGCTTGCGCTATCCCGTCACGTTCGATGACGGTCACACGTGCCAGCATGGCATCGCCGACATCAGTGTCACCGTCGGCCTGCAGGCCGACCGACGCGGCACCCACATGAGCCGCATGATCGCCCTGGTGCATCAGGAAGTGGCCACCCTCGCCCCGCAGGACTTGCCCATCGCCCTCAAACGAGGGCTCGCCCTGCTCGAAGCCCCCAGCCTGGCCGTGACGTTGTCCCTGCCCATCGCCACGACCGTGACCGCACCCGCCAGTAAGCGGAAGTCGTGGCAAACCCACGACGTCACCATCACCGGTTACATCACCCCCGACACCTGCACCGTCGCCACCACGGTGACCACCGACGTCACCAGTCTGTGCCCGTGCTCCAAGGCCATCTCCGACTACGGCGCCCACAACCAGCGCAGCGAGGTCACCCTCACTGTCACCGGGACCGCCGACGCGCCCTACCCCCTGGCGGTCCACGAAATCGTCGACCTGCTGCGCAGCGTCGGCTCCGCCCCTGTCCTCCCCCTCATCAAGCGGCCCGACGAACGCGTCGTCACCATGCAGGCCTACGACCATCCCGTCTTCGTCGAAGACATCATCCGCGACATAAGCCTTGCATGTCGCGAAAAGGGGCTGAAACATGCGATCCGGGCTAAGAATCTGGAAAGTATTCACAGCCACGACGCCATCGCCAGCCTGACCTACACCGGTTGA
- a CDS encoding VUT family protein has translation MKTPAPAGIATVIAYIATIPAANLAVTHFGAVPVGLGYVAPAGVYFVGLALVLRDLAREATGRGAILAAIAIGTVLSYLLADPSPATASAVAFAVAETMDFVVYEPLRRRGLLVAILASNAVGLLVDSLLFLHLAFGSLNYLPGQILGKTWMTLAAVIVLALLRRRYRVIA, from the coding sequence GTGAAGACCCCCGCTCCTGCCGGTATTGCCACAGTCATCGCGTACATCGCCACCATCCCGGCCGCCAACTTGGCCGTCACCCACTTCGGCGCGGTACCGGTCGGCCTCGGTTACGTGGCGCCCGCCGGCGTCTACTTCGTCGGCCTGGCGCTCGTCCTCCGCGACCTTGCACGCGAGGCGACCGGCCGTGGCGCCATCCTCGCCGCCATAGCCATCGGCACCGTCCTCTCCTACCTTCTCGCGGACCCCAGCCCCGCCACTGCCTCAGCGGTTGCCTTCGCCGTCGCCGAAACCATGGACTTCGTCGTCTACGAACCTCTGCGCCGCCGAGGACTTCTGGTTGCGATACTCGCCTCGAACGCCGTCGGGCTTCTCGTCGACAGCCTCCTGTTCCTCCACCTCGCCTTCGGCTCCCTCAATTACCTGCCTGGACAAATCCTCGGCAAAACGTGGATGACCCTCGCGGCCGTCATAGTCCTGGCGCTACTGCGCCGCCGTTACCGCGTTATCGCCTGA
- the queD gene encoding 6-carboxytetrahydropterin synthase QueD has translation MEIFREFTFEAAHRLPRVPEGHKCARLHGHSYKVTVHVEAPVEPEAGWVMDFGDIKQAFKPIDAQLDHYYLNDIEGLDNPTSENLARWIWDRMVTELPGLSAITVRETCTSGCTYRGE, from the coding sequence ATGGAAATCTTTCGCGAGTTCACCTTCGAAGCGGCCCACCGCCTGCCGCGCGTGCCCGAGGGTCACAAGTGCGCCCGCCTGCACGGCCACTCCTACAAGGTCACCGTGCACGTGGAGGCACCTGTTGAGCCGGAGGCGGGCTGGGTGATGGACTTCGGCGACATCAAACAGGCTTTTAAGCCCATTGATGCACAACTCGACCATTACTACCTGAACGATATCGAAGGCCTCGACAACCCCACGAGTGAGAACCTGGCCCGCTGGATCTGGGACCGGATGGTCACCGAGCTTCCCGGCCTGTCGGCGATCACCGTGCGCGAGACCTGCACCTCCGGTTGCACCTACCGAGGTGAGTAG
- a CDS encoding vanadium-dependent haloperoxidase, translating to MSDRRFAARDARVRAAEAAFQRHVPVHAANGEETDHPYVANYSKALPHNKFGEVDPAAYHLLRRALATGSYEDFERIPLADTRKLTNPQAGLAFDTQGPDAQALSMPPAPRIDSAQNSAEAVELYWMALCRDVLFTRFTESELVAEAAGELSALADFRAPKLDGQVTPQTIFRGDTRGDLAGPYLSQFLLKDIPYGTLLIDQRQDTLVRPVDHLTTWGDWLEVQNGSEPEPDERDFATRRYIQTPRDLAHYVHFDALYQAYLNAALILLGLNAPADAGNPYNFSRNQIGFGTYGGPHLLSLVTEVATRALKAVWFQKWYVHRRLRPEEFGGRVHQQLRGQREYPIDSGVLDSVAVKRVFEKHGSYLLPQAFPEGSPAHPSYGSGHATVAGACVTILKAWFDESHILADPVVPTTDGTALEPYTGPDADRLTVGGELNKVAANIATGRNMAGVHWRTDFTQAVRLGEEIAIGLLREAKESTLEDAVFTLSRFDGTTLAV from the coding sequence ATGAGTGATCGTCGTTTTGCCGCGCGTGACGCGCGGGTCCGCGCCGCCGAGGCAGCGTTCCAGCGCCACGTACCGGTGCACGCCGCAAACGGGGAGGAGACCGACCACCCCTACGTCGCGAACTACTCCAAGGCGCTACCGCACAACAAGTTCGGCGAGGTCGACCCGGCCGCGTACCACCTGCTGCGCCGGGCGCTGGCCACGGGAAGCTACGAGGACTTCGAGCGGATCCCGCTCGCGGACACCCGCAAACTGACCAACCCGCAGGCCGGGCTGGCCTTCGACACGCAGGGCCCGGACGCCCAGGCGCTGTCCATGCCGCCCGCGCCGCGCATCGACAGCGCGCAGAACTCCGCCGAGGCGGTCGAGCTGTACTGGATGGCGCTGTGCCGGGATGTGCTGTTCACCCGGTTCACCGAGAGCGAGCTGGTCGCCGAGGCGGCCGGTGAACTGAGCGCGCTGGCGGACTTCCGGGCGCCGAAGCTGGACGGTCAGGTCACCCCGCAGACGATCTTCCGGGGGGACACCCGGGGCGATCTGGCCGGGCCGTACCTGTCGCAGTTCCTGCTCAAGGACATCCCGTACGGCACGCTGCTGATCGACCAGCGGCAGGACACCCTCGTCCGCCCCGTGGACCATCTGACCACCTGGGGCGACTGGCTGGAGGTGCAGAACGGCTCCGAACCCGAGCCGGACGAGAGGGACTTCGCCACCCGGCGCTACATCCAGACCCCGCGCGACCTGGCACACTACGTGCACTTCGACGCGCTGTACCAGGCGTACCTCAACGCCGCGCTCATTCTGCTGGGCCTGAACGCACCGGCGGACGCGGGAAATCCGTACAACTTCTCCCGCAACCAGATCGGCTTCGGCACGTACGGCGGCCCGCACCTCCTCTCGCTGGTGACGGAGGTGGCCACCCGCGCGCTGAAGGCGGTGTGGTTCCAGAAGTGGTACGTGCACCGGCGGCTGCGCCCGGAGGAGTTCGGCGGCCGGGTGCACCAGCAGCTGCGCGGGCAGCGCGAGTACCCCATCGACTCCGGCGTGCTGGACTCCGTCGCCGTCAAGCGGGTCTTCGAGAAGCACGGCAGCTACCTGCTGCCGCAGGCGTTCCCCGAGGGCAGCCCGGCCCATCCCTCGTACGGTTCCGGGCATGCCACGGTCGCCGGGGCGTGCGTGACCATCCTCAAGGCATGGTTCGACGAGTCGCACATCCTGGCGGACCCGGTCGTGCCCACCACGGACGGCACGGCACTGGAGCCGTACACCGGCCCGGACGCCGACCGGCTCACCGTCGGCGGCGAGCTCAACAAGGTCGCCGCCAACATCGCCACCGGCCGCAACATGGCGGGCGTGCACTGGCGCACCGACTTCACCCAGGCCGTCCGGCTGGGCGAGGAGATCGCCATCGGCCTCCTGCGTGAGGCCAAGGAGTCCACGTTGGAGGACGCGGTCTTCACCCTCAGCCGCTTCGACGGCACCACCCTCGCCGTCTGA